From the Sphingomonas suaedae genome, one window contains:
- a CDS encoding flagellar assembly protein FliX, with protein MRVDGVSLQVRMVLNALSKADTAALATLPKMTMPEAPKQAQQLPPTLQTAANVNVLLAAAAALESPQDKRRREVRPPAKGLEMLDRLHTAGIKGLPKKDVLDALTQWAAAFELPEDPQLAEIAREIELRVRVELAKHDRIV; from the coding sequence GTGCGTGTCGATGGGGTGTCGTTGCAGGTCCGGATGGTGCTCAATGCACTGTCGAAGGCCGACACCGCTGCGCTCGCGACGCTGCCGAAGATGACGATGCCGGAGGCGCCGAAACAGGCGCAGCAGCTTCCCCCGACGCTTCAGACCGCGGCCAATGTCAATGTGCTGCTTGCGGCGGCCGCGGCGCTCGAATCCCCTCAGGACAAGCGTCGTCGCGAAGTGCGCCCTCCGGCCAAGGGGCTCGAAATGCTCGACCGGCTTCACACCGCCGGGATCAAGGGGTTGCCCAAGAAGGACGTGCTCGACGCGCTCACCCAATGGGCCGCCGCGTTCGAGCTTCCCGAGGACCCGCAGCTCGCCGAAATCGCGCGCGAGATCGAGTTGCGCGTCCGCGTTGAACTGGCCAAGCACGACCGCATCGTCTGA